A stretch of Cygnus olor isolate bCygOlo1 chromosome 16, bCygOlo1.pri.v2, whole genome shotgun sequence DNA encodes these proteins:
- the MANBAL gene encoding protein MANBAL, producing the protein MAAELDFSPPEIPEPTFMENVLRYGLFFGAIFQLICVLAIILPVSKSHKTDSDSFEPKTSETVKKPKATAPQISKKPKKETKKKR; encoded by the exons ATGGCTGCTGAGTTGGATTTCTCCCCGCCTGAGATCCCCGAGCCCACATTCATGGAGAACGTGCTACGCTATGGACTCTTCTTCGGAGCCATTTTCCAGCTTATCTGCGTGTTAGCCATAATCCTGCCAGTTTCAAAGTCCCATAAGACA GACTCGGACAGTTTTGAGCCGAAGACATCAGAGACAGTGAAGAAGCCAAAGGCAACTGCCCCGCAGATAAGCAAGAAAcccaagaaagaaacaaagaagaaacgATAA